A genome region from Erigeron canadensis isolate Cc75 chromosome 3, C_canadensis_v1, whole genome shotgun sequence includes the following:
- the LOC122593274 gene encoding ketol-acid reductoisomerase, chloroplastic-like: MKPNSILGLPHGFLLGHLQSIGLDFPKNVSVIVVCPKGMGPSVRRLYVQGKEIHGAGINASFAVHQDVDGRATDVALGWSVALGSPFTFATTLEQEYKSDIFGERDILLGVVHCIVESLFRRYTKNGMNEDSAYKNTVECITGVISRTISTKVRTIAPILGKIDQTWMWKVGERVRATRPAGDLGPLYPFTVGVYVALMMAQIEVLRKKGHSFSEIINESLIESVDSLNPFMHARGVSFMVDKCSTTARLGSRKWAPRFDYILTQQAMVAVDNGTPINQELAKNFFEDPVHELIKVCAELTPTVDISVPADADFVRPELRQSSN, encoded by the exons ATGAAGCCTAACAGCATACTTGGACTTCCCCATGGTTTTCTTCTTGGCCATTTGCAATCAATTGGTCTTGATTTCCCTAAGAATGTCAGTGTCATTGTTGTATGTCCCAAAGGAATGGGTCCATCAGTTAGGAGGCTGTATGTCCAAGGAAAGGAGATCCATGGAGCCGGTATCAATGCAAGTTTTGCTGTTCACCAG GATGTTGATGGTAGAGCCACCGATGTTGCTCTTGGGTGGTCAGTTGCTCTTGGTTCACCATTCACATTTGCAACTACACTAGAGCAGGAGTACAAGAGTGATATATTCGGGGAGAGAG ATATTCTACTTGGTGTTGTGCATTGTATTGTGGAATCATTATTTAGAAGGTACACTAAAAATGGTATGAACGAAGATTCGGCTTACAAGAACACTGTCGAGTGCATCACTGGAGTTATATCAAGAACAATATCAACCAAGGTTCGCACAATCGCACCTATCTTGGGAAAAATTGATCAGACATGGATGTGGAAAGTCGGTGAACGTGTTCGTGCTACTCGACCTGCTGGTGATTTAGGGCCACTATATCCTTTCACTGTAGGTGTTTATGTGGCATTAATGATGGCCCAG ATTGAGGTACTGAGGAAGAAAGGTCATTCTTTTTCTGAGATCATAAATGAAAGTTTGATCGAGTCTGTGGATTCTTTGAACCCTTTCATGCATGCTCGAGGTGTTTCTTTTATGGTGGATAAGTGTTCGACGACTGCAAGGTTGGGATCAAGAAAATGGGCTCCGCGTTTTGACTACATACTAACCCAACAGGCCATGGTTGCTGTAGATAATGGCACCCCTATCAACCAGGAATTAGCAAAAAACTTCTTTGAAGATCCGGTGCATGAGCTTATTAAAGTATGCGCAGAGTTGACACCTACTGTTGATATCTCAGTGCCTGCAGACGCCGACTTTGTGAGACCTGAGCTGCGTCAATCTAGCAATTAG